In Corynebacterium ulcerans, one genomic interval encodes:
- a CDS encoding cold-shock protein, with product MPIGRVRWYDPEKGYGFVSNPGDEDCYVGKNVLPAGVDKLEKGQRIEFDFADVGKKPQALRIKILEAPKTRRPQHRHKHSPEELHGMVSDLVTILELKVQPSLRSGRFPERKDGRQIAGILRAVAKELDS from the coding sequence GTGCCGATTGGCAGAGTTCGGTGGTACGACCCCGAAAAGGGCTACGGATTCGTTTCTAATCCTGGAGACGAAGACTGCTACGTGGGCAAAAATGTGTTGCCGGCGGGCGTCGATAAGCTTGAAAAAGGTCAGCGAATCGAGTTTGATTTTGCGGACGTGGGGAAGAAACCTCAGGCATTACGCATAAAAATTCTTGAGGCGCCCAAGACACGTAGGCCGCAACATCGGCATAAGCATAGCCCTGAGGAACTTCACGGCATGGTGTCGGATCTTGTGACCATTTTAGAGCTCAAGGTGCAGCCAAGTCTGAGAAGCGGACGGTTCCCAGAGCGTAAAGACGGTCGTCAGATTGCTGGAATCCTTCGAGCAGTGGCAAAGGAACTTGATTCCTAG
- a CDS encoding DUF2771 domain-containing protein: MASRTTRRRNLIQITALIVAVAIVVAGSIAFQTWWNNRPEKEPREVSIEVSSPSSSQEVFPFSICEPGVTCPENTVPVITVNADQELTVKVPPQVSDHDWTLLKIYDDPVANDQSFYTAHETTEVTVPVSTPLKKDSQDRTKLVVIEVSSVLIGHDEKGEETPYTVTWSIRTTVT, translated from the coding sequence ATGGCTAGTCGCACAACTCGACGCAGAAACCTCATTCAAATCACTGCCCTCATCGTGGCTGTAGCAATAGTGGTAGCGGGGTCAATAGCATTCCAAACGTGGTGGAATAACCGTCCAGAAAAGGAACCACGTGAGGTCTCGATCGAGGTTTCTTCGCCCTCATCTAGCCAAGAGGTTTTCCCTTTTAGCATCTGCGAACCCGGTGTCACATGCCCGGAAAACACTGTTCCGGTTATAACGGTGAACGCGGATCAGGAGCTCACCGTCAAAGTTCCACCACAGGTTTCTGACCATGACTGGACTTTACTGAAAATCTATGACGATCCCGTAGCAAACGACCAGTCTTTTTACACCGCACATGAGACAACCGAAGTCACTGTTCCGGTTTCCACTCCCCTGAAAAAAGATTCCCAGGATCGCACAAAACTTGTTGTTATTGAAGTCTCTTCCGTACTCATAGGCCATGACGAGAAAGGCGAGGAAACTCCTTACACAGTCACCTGGTCTATACGCACCACAGTGACTTAA
- a CDS encoding NCS2 family permease, which translates to MASMPTSDQAAPKQTEKSRGAFDRYFKISERGSTIGTEVRAGVVTFFAMAYIIILNPLILGTSPDSEGTVLGIPQVAAATAFVAGVMTILFGVIAKYPFGIAAGLGINTLVAVSMVSTEGLTWAEAMGLVVLDGVIIVILAVSGFRQAVFDAIPKPMIAAMSVGIGMFIALIGLVDAGFVRRLPDAAHTTVPVGLGTNGSIASWPTFVFIIGLLICGFMVIRNIRGGLFIGIVATTIIGMIVEALTGAGSSVDNPTGGWSLAIPMIPEGFGGIPDLSLVGNVSLFGAFTKVGALAATLLLFTLVLANFFDAMGTMTALGKQARLVDDNGVLPDMKKALVVEGAGAIIGGGASASSATVYVDSAAGIADGARTGLANVVTGLLFLLAMFLTPLYEIVPIEAAAPVLVVVGAMMIGQVSEIDFTKFNIALPAFLTIVIMPFTYSIANGIGVGFIAFTLMTLFAGKAKEIHWIMWLVSALFVMYFSIDPIMSALG; encoded by the coding sequence ATGGCTTCTATGCCTACTTCTGATCAAGCAGCGCCGAAGCAGACTGAGAAGTCTCGCGGCGCGTTCGATCGCTATTTCAAGATCAGTGAGCGTGGTTCAACAATTGGAACCGAAGTTCGTGCAGGTGTGGTCACGTTCTTTGCGATGGCTTACATCATCATCCTTAACCCTCTCATCCTAGGGACGAGTCCTGACTCCGAGGGAACAGTACTTGGTATTCCGCAGGTGGCCGCAGCTACTGCTTTTGTAGCCGGCGTAATGACGATTCTTTTTGGTGTTATTGCCAAATACCCCTTTGGCATCGCGGCCGGCCTTGGCATCAACACCCTTGTTGCGGTCTCTATGGTCTCCACTGAGGGGCTGACCTGGGCAGAAGCCATGGGCCTGGTAGTTCTCGACGGCGTGATCATCGTCATCTTGGCGGTTTCTGGTTTCCGTCAAGCGGTGTTTGATGCCATTCCTAAGCCGATGATCGCCGCTATGAGCGTTGGTATCGGCATGTTCATTGCTCTTATCGGGCTTGTCGACGCCGGCTTTGTGCGCCGACTCCCAGATGCTGCACACACTACTGTCCCAGTCGGATTGGGCACCAATGGTTCGATTGCTTCGTGGCCTACCTTTGTCTTTATTATCGGCCTGCTGATTTGTGGCTTCATGGTAATCCGCAACATTCGTGGCGGTCTTTTCATCGGCATCGTGGCGACCACAATCATCGGCATGATCGTAGAAGCCTTGACTGGTGCTGGCTCTTCCGTGGATAACCCCACCGGAGGTTGGAGTCTTGCAATCCCGATGATCCCGGAGGGCTTTGGCGGAATCCCAGATCTTTCCCTCGTTGGTAACGTCTCTCTCTTTGGTGCTTTTACCAAGGTTGGAGCCCTAGCAGCTACCTTGCTGCTGTTTACCCTCGTGTTGGCTAACTTCTTTGACGCAATGGGAACCATGACGGCACTAGGAAAGCAAGCACGGCTTGTCGACGACAACGGCGTACTCCCGGACATGAAGAAGGCACTTGTTGTTGAGGGCGCAGGTGCAATTATCGGTGGGGGCGCCTCTGCTTCCTCTGCGACTGTTTACGTTGACTCTGCTGCTGGTATTGCAGACGGTGCTCGTACCGGCCTGGCTAACGTGGTCACAGGCCTTCTCTTCCTCCTCGCGATGTTCCTTACACCGTTGTATGAGATAGTGCCGATTGAAGCAGCTGCACCGGTCCTCGTCGTGGTTGGTGCAATGATGATCGGGCAGGTGAGCGAGATTGACTTTACAAAGTTCAACATTGCGCTCCCAGCCTTCCTCACCATCGTCATCATGCCTTTTACCTACTCGATCGCTAATGGCATCGGCGTCGGTTTCATTGCCTTCACATTGATGACCCTCTTTGCTGGAAAGGCTAAAGAGATCCACTGGATTATGTGGCTGGTCTCCGCATTGTTTGTGATGTACTTCTCCATAGACCCGATTATGTCGGCTCTTGGCTAA
- a CDS encoding resuscitation-promoting factor Rpf1 domain-containing protein produces the protein MARHARKSASALAKIAASTVAVGSAATLFAPTASAAPDSDWDRLAGCESGGNWAINTGNGYYGGIQFSASTWKGFGGGQYAPTADKATREQQIAVAEKVLASQGWGAWPSCSAKLGLNSAPTPRDSVASAPAPLQQIVDDAQNYAAASGQNADKLAVDAVYKVVKERLAGYGIGVHPEIDAFYQANNNNFDAFYQANRQVIDTVMGM, from the coding sequence ATGGCACGTCACGCTCGTAAGTCCGCTTCTGCGCTGGCTAAGATTGCAGCTTCTACTGTTGCAGTCGGCTCAGCAGCTACCCTATTCGCTCCTACAGCTTCTGCTGCACCAGATTCCGACTGGGATCGTCTTGCAGGTTGCGAATCCGGTGGTAACTGGGCAATCAACACCGGCAACGGCTACTACGGTGGCATCCAGTTCTCTGCAAGCACATGGAAAGGCTTTGGCGGTGGGCAGTACGCACCAACTGCTGATAAAGCTACCCGTGAGCAGCAGATCGCCGTCGCAGAAAAGGTTCTTGCTTCTCAGGGCTGGGGCGCATGGCCTTCCTGCTCAGCAAAGCTCGGGCTTAACTCGGCACCCACGCCACGCGATTCTGTAGCATCTGCACCAGCACCGCTACAGCAGATTGTTGATGACGCACAAAACTACGCAGCTGCATCCGGACAAAACGCCGATAAACTTGCCGTCGATGCGGTTTACAAGGTAGTCAAGGAGCGCCTTGCTGGCTATGGCATCGGGGTTCACCCTGAAATCGATGCCTTCTACCAGGCAAACAACAACAATTTCGATGCCTTCTACCAGGCAAACCGCCAGGTAATCGATACCGTTATGGGCATGTAA
- a CDS encoding glutaminyl-peptide cyclotransferase: MRLHRFTHTMKALTPLLPPLQQPRPSHKKTPAIKVFSMGLLSIALGITSCASPAEFSQPPSQEPLEPPLELQAEIISRHDFNSQSFTQGLEVDGQSLIVGTGGYGTSSIYRTSVDNAQTLREQLPDSLFGEGITVTKGESRKIWQLTWKNNVAIQRDPGSLKETARVTYSGEGWGLCAFPDRLIMSDGTSSLRILDPLTFEEIKRISVHMFNPQGQSIPVEGINELECVPASSETQTDTVYANKFLSTDILGIDATSGVVRERIDASRIPNNAQPDIDNVLNGIAHIPGTDNFYITGKRWPDLYRVRFVQRISP, from the coding sequence ATGCGATTGCACCGTTTCACCCACACGATGAAAGCCCTTACCCCACTGCTGCCGCCGCTACAACAACCACGTCCTTCACATAAGAAGACACCCGCTATAAAGGTTTTTTCCATGGGGCTGCTCTCTATCGCACTTGGTATTACGTCGTGTGCTTCTCCCGCTGAGTTTTCCCAACCACCATCACAAGAACCTCTCGAGCCACCATTAGAGCTACAAGCAGAAATAATCTCGCGTCATGATTTCAATTCACAATCGTTTACTCAGGGCCTCGAAGTAGACGGCCAATCTCTAATCGTAGGAACGGGTGGATACGGAACCAGCTCGATCTACCGCACCTCTGTGGACAATGCCCAGACACTACGTGAACAGCTCCCCGATTCTTTATTTGGTGAAGGCATCACGGTAACGAAAGGTGAGTCCCGAAAAATATGGCAGCTAACATGGAAAAATAATGTTGCAATCCAACGCGATCCTGGCTCATTGAAGGAAACCGCACGTGTTACGTATTCGGGTGAAGGCTGGGGGTTATGCGCGTTTCCGGATCGCTTAATCATGTCCGATGGCACGAGCAGCCTACGCATTCTCGACCCATTAACTTTTGAGGAAATAAAGCGGATTTCTGTTCATATGTTCAACCCCCAGGGACAATCCATACCAGTAGAGGGAATCAACGAGCTGGAGTGCGTTCCTGCAAGCTCGGAGACACAAACCGATACCGTTTATGCAAATAAGTTTTTATCCACCGACATTCTAGGTATCGACGCAACCAGTGGAGTTGTCAGAGAGCGTATCGACGCCTCCCGTATCCCCAACAACGCACAACCAGATATTGACAACGTGCTCAACGGCATTGCCCATATACCGGGCACAGACAACTTTTATATCACTGGCAAACGGTGGCCGGATCTCTACCGCGTTCGGTTTGTCCAGCGCATATCCCCGTAA
- a CDS encoding DUF3027 domain-containing protein, producing MPNRRNTKNSQSGPLLSAKALSVARHALEELGEGGVGAHIGVRNVSETSATHRFVADVPGYNGWEWNVVVACASGSCWVTVSELALVPGQEALQAPDWVPYHQRVQPGDLGPNDFMPPRPDDPRLTEDPEQAAYDFGTPKKLTKTGIQTASDRWKGGAFGPSSEYAKKAVHNCGGCAFYFPLAEPVGNDFGVCVNEYSADGRVVHTTYGCGAHTDTPPAEPLGVAENSPFDDEKPEIFPAGTNQ from the coding sequence GTGCCGAACAGACGTAATACTAAAAATAGCCAGTCCGGCCCGTTATTGAGTGCTAAGGCGCTTTCAGTCGCACGACACGCCCTAGAGGAGCTGGGGGAGGGCGGAGTCGGAGCCCACATCGGGGTAAGAAACGTCAGTGAGACCTCCGCGACACATCGCTTTGTCGCGGACGTGCCTGGATATAACGGGTGGGAATGGAACGTGGTGGTCGCATGTGCGAGTGGCTCTTGTTGGGTAACGGTGAGCGAACTTGCTCTTGTTCCTGGCCAAGAAGCTTTGCAGGCGCCCGATTGGGTCCCTTACCACCAACGAGTTCAGCCGGGGGATCTTGGTCCTAATGACTTTATGCCGCCTCGACCAGATGACCCACGGCTTACTGAAGACCCAGAACAAGCCGCTTATGATTTTGGTACTCCGAAGAAACTCACAAAAACGGGAATCCAGACAGCCTCGGATCGATGGAAAGGCGGAGCCTTTGGACCTTCGTCGGAATACGCGAAAAAAGCAGTCCACAACTGTGGCGGATGTGCGTTTTACTTTCCGCTCGCAGAGCCGGTAGGAAATGATTTTGGTGTATGCGTCAATGAGTACTCAGCAGATGGCCGGGTAGTGCATACGACTTATGGATGCGGTGCGCATACCGATACCCCGCCCGCTGAGCCGCTTGGGGTAGCCGAAAATAGCCCCTTTGATGATGAAAAACCAGAAATTTTTCCAGCTGGTACTAACCAATAA